The following is a genomic window from Planococcus sp. MSAK28401.
CGTAAAATCGGTTGATGAACTTGCATTAAGAATCAGACAAGTTTTCATAAAATGGTTTGAGGAATTTTTATCAATCGAAAAGTGCTATCCGGTAGCTTCGAAAATATGGGAGGCTGCTAAAAAAACATAGGCTACTTTTTTATTGCGTCTGAATGTAACTTAATGTGAATTAAGTTACATTCAGAACTTTGATTTCAGTGTACTGAAACACCTGTTAATTTAATAGCTCGTAAATTGTTTTTGCCGAACTTTGTGAAAGGGTGTAGATGAAATTAGTATCATCTAGATTCATTATCGTTCCCTGTTCTTTATGGATCCAGAGATAATATGATTCTTCACCGAATTCAACTTTATAGTGAGGATCCACCATATCAACTACTCCTGGCTCTTTTTTAGCTTTTTTGAACGCTTTGACTAAATGGCTAACAAC
Proteins encoded in this region:
- a CDS encoding DUF1871 family protein, coding for MDEYIFVKSIIDEWDPIGLLDLGCPEDEYNPEIKDIVALLPNVKSVDELALRIRQVFIKWFEEFLSIEKCYPVASKIWEAAKKT